A stretch of the Zeugodacus cucurbitae isolate PBARC_wt_2022May chromosome 6, idZeuCucr1.2, whole genome shotgun sequence genome encodes the following:
- the LOC105218050 gene encoding uncharacterized protein LOC105218050, whose protein sequence is MAGRYFNKNNLLEFCKRFTTSEFQQFLTFNKQNAENNKSLQKVSDFWQLIGWNYYYKQLQAKMERLVDDVELGFQALGRKVPPAGKQSLRQAKRNVQQLMLHSRQRIRQLEKDIVRIRDMLPQREAAKQGIRSSQLPNTDSICMMEEGKLDKGVVEANFHTKIDAKTKLTHESHSTGKSDSTKSSQVTSNIEKSKMQNLNTDKKLANDSSLVESAVSLRVPDADIPRSLILSADKGN, encoded by the exons ATGGCTGGtagatattttaacaaaaacaatttattggaaTTCTGCAAGCGCTTTACAACTAGCGAATTCCAGCAATTTCTGACATTCAATAAACAAAATGCAGAAAATAACAAAAg CTTACAGAAAGTGTCTGATTTTTGGCAACTGATCGGTTGGAATTACTACTATAAGCAATTACAAGCGAAAATGGAGCGTTTAGTCGACGATGTCGAGCTTGGCTTTCAAGCGCTTGGACGCAAAGTACCGCCAGCCGGCAAGCAATCACTGCGACAAGCAAAG AGAAATGTGCAACAGCTTATGCTTCACTCGAGGCAACGTATACGCCAACTGGAGAAGGATATTGTACGCATACGCGATATGCTGCCTCAAAGGGAAGCGGCTAAACAAGGAATACGCTCAAGTCAGCTGCCAAATACTGACTCCATATGCATGATGGAGGAGGGTAAACTAGATAAAGGTGTCGTTGAAGCTAATTTTCATACTAAAATCGATGCAAAGACAAAGCTGACGCATGAGTCGCACTCTACAGGCAAATCTGATTCTACGAAATCATCTCAAGTGACTTCCAATATAGAAAAATCCAAAATGCAGAATTTAAATACGGATAAAAAGTTGGCAAATGACTCATCTTTGGTTGAATCTGCTGTTTCCTTGCGCGTCCCTGATGCTGATATACCAAGATCACTAATACTAAGCGCTGATAAGGGCAACTGA